The following proteins are co-located in the Apium graveolens cultivar Ventura chromosome 5, ASM990537v1, whole genome shotgun sequence genome:
- the LOC141659816 gene encoding transcription factor bHLH25-like, whose product MDMSTYARCFPELGMDDCNNFNIHLMQNEDEYHPNATTQQYLSSFSSEITQSGMHTGMNMGGPAQPGSHPFQWVLKPKNEETEYSNEVMWSFPSGSHKTNNQHLFKSAPITSKDHIIAERKRRENISQRLIALSAMIPGLKKMDKASVLESATKYVKHLEERIRSLEEEIKKKKSLESVVLVKKSQISGSEDGSCCEDDPNSLELSASNDHEGLPDIEIRKSENSILIKIFCEKYKNFLPKLLAEVEKLHLTILNSTALPFGSYAMDITISAQMDAEFCLSQRELKKTLHSTFNGFTEQQASQAQTAICI is encoded by the exons ATGGATATGTCAACGTATGCCAGATGTTTTCCTGAATTG GGAATGGATGATTGCAACAACTTTAATATTCATCTCATGCAAAATGAGGATGAATATCATCCTAATGCTACTACTCAGCAATATCTTAGTTCTTTCTCTTCTGAAATTACTCAAAGCGGGATGCATACCG GGATGAACATGGGCGGTCCAGCTCAACCCGGATCTCATCCGTTTCAATGGGTATTGAAGCCGAAGAATGAAGAGACAGAGTATAGTAATGAAGTAATGTGGAGCTTCCCATCTGGTAGTCACAAAACGAATAACCAGCATCTCTTCAAATCTGCTCCTATAACTTCCAAAGATCACATCATCGCCGAGAGAAAAAGGAGGGAAAACATTAGCCAACGCTTGATAGCACTCTCAGCTATGATCCCTGGCCTCAAGAAG ATGGACAAAGCTTCGGTACTAGAAAGTGCAACAAAGTACGTGAAGCATCTTGAAGAACGTATCAGATCGCTTGAGGAGGAGATAAAGAAGAAGAAGTCTCTGGAATCAGTTGTGCTTGTGAAGAAGTCGCAAATTTCAGGTAGTGAAGATGGTTCATGTTGTGAAGATGATCCAAACTCGCTTGAGCTGTCTGCTAGTAATGATCATGAAGGACTTCCAGATATCGAAATAAGGAAATCAGAAAATAGTATTCTCATCAAGATATTCTGCGAGAAGTATAAGAACTTTCTACCTAAACTTCTTGCTGAAGTTGAGAAGCTTCATCTTACTATTCTCAATAGTACTGCCTTGCCTTTTGGCAGCTATGCTATGGATATCACTATCTCTGCTCAG ATGGATGCGGAGTTCTGCTTGTCACAGAGAGAACTTAAAAAAACTCTACATTCTACTTTCAACGGGTTTACAGAGCAACAAGCATCACAAGCTCAAACGGCGATATGCATATGA